A window from Peromyscus eremicus chromosome 1, PerEre_H2_v1, whole genome shotgun sequence encodes these proteins:
- the Fgf4 gene encoding fibroblast growth factor 4: MAKCGPATGTLLPGVLLALLVALVGRGAAAPNGTRPAELGHGWDGLVARSLARLPVAAQPPQAAVRSGAGDYLLGLKRLRRLYCNVGIGFHLQVLPDGRIGGVHADTGDSLLELSPVQRGVVSIFGVASRFFVAMSSRGKLFGVPFFTDECKFKEILLPNNYNAYESYAYPGMFMALSKNGRTKKGNRVSPTMKVTHFLPRL; this comes from the exons ATGGCGAAGTGCGGGCCGGCAACGGGGACGCTGCTGCCCGGGGTCCTGCTGGCCCTACTGGTGGCCTTGGTGGGCCGAGGGGCCGCCGCACCCAACGGCACGCGACCGGCCGAACTGGGGCACGGCTGGGACGGCCTGGTGGCCCGCTCGCTGGCGCGCCTGCCTGTGGCCGCGCAGCCCCCGCAGGCGGCTGTCCGCAGCGGTGCAGGGGACTACCTGCTGGGCCTCAAAAGATTGCGGCGGCTCTACTGCAACGTGGGCATCGGATTCCACCTGCAGGTGCTGCCCGACGGCCGCATCGGCGGAGTGCACGCGGACACCGGCGACA GTCTTCTGGAGCTCTCCCCGGTGCAGCGGGGCGTGGTGAGCATCTTCGGAGTGGCCAGCCGATTCTTCGTGGCCATGAGCAGCAGGGGCAAGCTCTTCGGCGTG CCTTTCTTTACGGACGAGTGTAAATTCAAAGAGATTCTTCTGCCCAACAATTACAACGCCTATGAATCCTACGCGTACCCGGGCATGTTCATGGCCCTCAGTAAGAACGGGCGGACCAAGAAGGGGAACCGAGTGTCGCCTACCATGAAGGTAACCCACTTCCTGCCTAGACTGTGA